The sequence below is a genomic window from Gossypium hirsutum isolate 1008001.06 chromosome A11, Gossypium_hirsutum_v2.1, whole genome shotgun sequence.
TAAGTGGCAGATGTGATACCATTTGACACGTGTCGACGTGGGATGTTTTGATTCAGTttgattaaaagaaaaaacatataGTTAAATAAACGGAAAGTagttttacttttactttttcgtAACCAATTTTTTCCTTAAGATTTTGCCTAACACGCAACCTTTTGcaaattgtcaaaattttctttcttttgccgTCTTTATTGCACGGAATAGtataaagttatttttataaatataatataatttacaaataataaatttttaataattaaaataatttatttataataatataaatcataaatattcaatgaattgtaactaaaaaaattgaGAACTTATAAGAGTTCcaaatgttaaaaattattatttctctATACGCaaccattttaaaaatatatagattttatatttggtattaaatatttttaatgacaCGTTGATGCTACATATCAtctcaaatattaaatatataagatatatattatattaaaggGCTAAAATCCTACAATGGCGGAAAGCTGCAATTTAGCCTTGTTTTACTTATTCCAactgaataataaattttatttatttttcgaataaatattattttgtttaaattatcTCTAACATAACAATTAACAATATTTATAATAGTTTTTTTCTCTTGCACAACGataaatttagcaaataattataatttatacaaataatttttttctaaaacttttataattatatttttataccttttctctaaatcaaattgataatacggataattttattaaatttgatttttaagtaattttatattttttcaaccaaataaaaatactaactTTCAATCTAATGAATCAAATAAGATAATATGAATATACTCAGTAACAATCTTACATTTCGATAATTCCATTACAAGAAATTATCATATTACATGAATTAAAGGATTAAAGTCattaattaaattggtatcacGTGTCAAGTGAAGTACTAGACACTAACTCACTTGGGAAAAAGGttataaacaaaaaatatttatatttttcaataattttagatatttgaagaATTTAATAGATTAAACTTTTATGttgaaagaaaatttaaaagaaattacaaATGGAATGAGtggttaaattgtaaattttaagaaaatagatggagggttaaatataaatatttaatatcctTCTgatataattcttttaatttattttgatatttttcataTCCGTTTTATTATATTTGGGGTTGCCAACTGCCTCCCGCAACTCAAGTGTCATgtaatataatatactttaaagatatttaattataaattattatttgatatatatcttattatttttaaaatattaattaagatcATGTAGTAATGTGTGTAAACTTTAAAAACTCCAgtatatgaaataatatattgaAGAATCTTGGGGTTGACCTTCCTATTCTTACATGTAatactttaaaacaaaattaaaatatggaatataaaaattaatcaaaataaaatgcttctataaatatagtaaaatacaCATGAACACTCCAACTTATTGATTTTATATGGCATTAAAAATCATGTATTAAAATGTTATATAGAATCTAAAATTACAgtatttcaaatatgaaatgtaCGTATTGTAAAGATTTAATATTATCATCATGCAAAtcttaataataataagttaaaattttaatataaattaaaatttttattcttttcattccACTAAATTCGTCACGTTTTGATTTTTAGTGGTTAATTTTATTCTactttaattttttgtttgttaaaaaattattatagataaaaaaaatatgtcatcaaactttcaatgaagtagttttaaatatttttataaaatttaattaataaaatattttaaaaattaaggtcAAAGGTAAAAAAAGTTTGACTGAAAATAGTTacgaatttagaatttttttgaataagggctgaactttaattataaattttttatagatcaaaatataaatttattattattattttttttaattttaaggaataaaatgtaattttattatgtattaatttataggTGTTCtactcttaaattttaaaataatattgctGGATCAAAACTCCTATCTATCCCTCAAATTCAACTCGGTTAGAAAGAGCGTAAACCATGACATTATTATAGAAGCAAAAAGAATATTAAGTCAGACTAAAATAAtgaattcaattataaatttcaataattttcgaCTTAATAAAAACAATCAATTAATGAAAAATGGGAAAAATTGAAGATATCAATTAAATCGATTTTAAGGGAATTTTTGTTCACATATGAAATTCTAGTGTTTGACTACTATTTTGATCGGTCCAATTTTGGTTCACTGACCGGTGGCCAAGTAAAATCCAAATTACTTGTTCTAGTGCGAAAACGGTCATTTTCACACCAAAAAACTTGTCAAATTCGGTTAAATTACAGCCGTTTACCAACtttactttaatttaaagaaaaaaataatgataataaaaaccATAATGACTTTCGTATTCAAACCATACTTGTGTTATTTTAACGAATGAATAAATattatgtattcaaaattatCATATAGAAAACGAGTAGAATAGCTGTTTCTTAGCTGAAGCTTTAATAAATTCTGTTTTTGGTTTTAatgcataaaatatttaaattataaaattatataattttttaggtgtggaaaaagaatattttaaagtcGGGGCTTGGCCAACGTAGGCAAAACTTTTTAATGGATTTTGAAATTCTCTGCCCGAAACAAACACGTGTCGGTAAGAATGTAAGAGAATCAACCGGGAATCATCGGTTAAGGTTAGGACAAACCGAGGTACTGGAATTTCGAATCAGCTAAACAAGCCACGAGAAGTTTGCAAATTCACGGGGCGGTTACCATGAGTACCATCAAAGCTCAACCTCATTGCTCCACGTAGCCCATATATCGCTTTCGTTGTTGTTCTGGATTGCATTTCTTGGGTTATTGTCGCTCACCTTTTTAAACAGTTGGTAACTGTCCTGTCAGGTGATCAAATTCCCAACCAAACACCCTTTCCCCCTATTTGAATTTCACACAATTTGAAATTCAAGTCCGACGATCACTTTGCTCATCGCGTGGAAACCACTTTCCTTTGTTTTTTAATTGCGTTCTCATTTACGTGTGGTCAACGCTCGGGTAAGACAAGTGGTGCTTGTTTCAAACTGCTGGCAAAAGAACCTATATCCAATGTAAAAGAAGAGTTGGtcttatggttttaattttgaaaaaataatatttaatcacCGCACGCTGCCAAATCACGAAGAAATTAACGGCCATGATCTAATGCTTGTATTTGATCAAGTCTgttcatattaatttaaatagaAAACCGAAAACCACTAAACAAAAAACCAGATGGATTTTggaaactctctctctctctctctctcttcattAACCTTTTCTCCGTTATATTCAGATAATCATTTATTCGCCATTAGCGAAACTCTCTCTTTCGCTTTTGTCATGCGTTTCTTAGGAAGTTTGATTCTTTGAACCCtctgcttctttttttttctttttaaactgTTTACCTGAAGAGAGAGTGGGAGGTGAAATGGCGTCGGGATTCTCTGGGGGTGGCCCAGATTTTTACGGTGGGTTAGCCGGCAGATCGGTGGGTAACACTGGTACCATCAACAACAACCAAACGACTGCACCGTACCGGACACAGGTTCCCGGAATGTTCATGGACACAACGTCTCAGATCGTGAACCGAGCAACGCCTGGTTTCATCGGGAAGCGAACACTAGCGGATTTTCAAACGCAACAAGCACTAAACAATAATCCCGGTCGTCTTTTTCTCCGTTCGGTTAAGCCCAGAACTTACCAGCATACTTCTCCGATTTCTCCGTTATCTCCAATCGATTTACCGTCCAACTTGTCGCCTGATGTTATGAGTAATTTCTCGTCTCCTTCTTCTTGCATGTCGCAGCGTTATGGTTTGCCGCTTTTACAGCAACTGAGGCCGCAACAGGTTCCTCTCGGTATCAACACTGGGGCTACAATCCAGGCCGTGAACACTGGGTTATCAGGTGGTCCGTACATGAACCCGGTTTCGACGCGGGTTGTTCAGCCGCACGACCCggaaaagaaaatgatgaatcaACTTCAAGATCTGGAGAAACAGCTGTTGGACGACGATAACGACGAAGGAGACGCTGTTTCTGTTATTACCAATACCAACAGTGAGTGGTCTGAAACGATACAAAACTTGATCGGTTCAACCGGCAGCCCTAACAACCCGATTGCCCCATCACCTACATCAACCACTTCATCGTGCTCGTCCACGTCATCGACGGCTTCTCCAGCTTCACCTTGTTCAAAGCAGACAATATTGGATGCCGCAGCTGCTATTTCCGAGGGAAAAAACGACGTCGTTAACGAGATCCTGACCCGATTAGCTCAAGCTGCTAACTCAAAAGGTAGCTCAGAACAGAGGTTGATGGAGTGCATGCTATCAGCTCTTAAATCTAGGGTTAACTCGGTTGAAAACCCACCACCGGTGGCTGAGTTGTTCAGCAAAGAACACGCTGCTTCAACTCAGTTGCTTTATGATCTGTCTCCTTGTTTTAAACTCGGGTTCTTGGCTGCTAATCAGGCTATCCTCGATGCCACTTTAGACAAACCAAGCTGTAATAAGTTTCATGTTGTTGATTTTGATTTCGGGTCAGGGGGGCAGTACATGAATCTTCTCCACGCGCTTTCTGAGCGTGGGAATGGGAAGCCTGCAACGGTAAAGATCACTGCCATTGCTGATAACGGTGGAGATGAAAGGTTGAAGACGGTTGGCGATAGGTTGAGTCAATTTGCAGAAAGTTACGGAGTGAGTTTGAAATTTAATGTGATATCCGGACTCAAACTCAGCGATCTGAGTCGCGACTCACTGGTTATCGAACAAGACGAACCATTGGCCGTTAATTTCGCGTTCAAGCTTTACAGGATGCCGGACGAGAGCGTCTCCGTCGAGAATCCAAGAGACGAGCTCTTGCGCCGCGTGAAA
It includes:
- the LOC107904600 gene encoding scarecrow-like protein 8, giving the protein MASGFSGGGPDFYGGLAGRSVGNTGTINNNQTTAPYRTQVPGMFMDTTSQIVNRATPGFIGKRTLADFQTQQALNNNPGRLFLRSVKPRTYQHTSPISPLSPIDLPSNLSPDVMSNFSSPSSCMSQRYGLPLLQQLRPQQVPLGINTGATIQAVNTGLSGGPYMNPVSTRVVQPHDPEKKMMNQLQDLEKQLLDDDNDEGDAVSVITNTNSEWSETIQNLIGSTGSPNNPIAPSPTSTTSSCSSTSSTASPASPCSKQTILDAAAAISEGKNDVVNEILTRLAQAANSKGSSEQRLMECMLSALKSRVNSVENPPPVAELFSKEHAASTQLLYDLSPCFKLGFLAANQAILDATLDKPSCNKFHVVDFDFGSGGQYMNLLHALSERGNGKPATVKITAIADNGGDERLKTVGDRLSQFAESYGVSLKFNVISGLKLSDLSRDSLVIEQDEPLAVNFAFKLYRMPDESVSVENPRDELLRRVKGLAPRVVTLVEQEMNTNTAPFALRVGEACGYYGALFDSVESTVLRDNPERAKLEEGLLRKIANSVACEGRDRVERCEVFGKWRARMSMAGFELKPLSQTVAETMRAKLNSGNRVNPGFTVKEENGGVSFGWLGRTLTVASAWR